From a region of the Armatimonas rosea genome:
- a CDS encoding PQ-loop domain-containing transporter has product MSWPIVLGLVATWLVEASALPQLWRLHQQNDTDGASLLWLCLHLLGRLVGLSAAIVEHSELFIAFFLVGTLVRGALLAKILAYRSQHRSLQHV; this is encoded by the coding sequence ATGTCTTGGCCGATTGTTCTTGGGCTTGTCGCGACCTGGCTCGTGGAGGCGAGTGCGCTACCGCAGCTCTGGCGGCTCCACCAGCAAAACGACACCGACGGTGCGTCTCTTCTCTGGCTCTGTCTCCACCTCCTTGGGCGCTTGGTCGGGCTGAGCGCGGCAATTGTCGAACACAGCGAGCTCTTTATTGCCTTTTTTCTGGTGGGAACGCTTGTCCGTGGTGCGCTTCTAGCAAAGATACTCGCCTACCGCTCACAGCACCGGAGCCTGCAGCATGTCTGA
- a CDS encoding beta-galactosidase produces MSSRFEIGKADFLLDGKPIRLLCGELHFARIPREYWAHRLKLLRAMGLNTVAVYLFWNRHEPHPGKFDWSGMADAAAFIKLAQQEGFLVCLRPGPYVCAEWEMGGLPWWLLKKKDIQLRSSADADYLAAVERYLKEVGRVLAPLQLPHGGPIALVQVENELGAYGTDRPYMEAVRKFLLAAGFTDVPLTACDWSSNFTQNALPGVLSTVNFGNSAERNVAEFKRKRTGDGPVFVSEYWSGWFDHWGKPHETRPIAGALQDLGWILDNGGSFSLYMTHGGTTFGPWAGAGGPPYDPIVTSYDYNAPLDEAAKPTEKYHALRALLAKWQPDGKPLPAIPEPLPVIAIPEVSLTERAPLFASLPRAIRAEKPAAMESYDLGFGAVLYRTTLPAGPEGVLKLAEAHDWTQVFVDGVRVGVLDRRRNQSTLRLPAREKPAQLDVLVEAMGRINFGRGIHDRKGLVGEASLDGKPLMGWEVFPLSWGESPLAGLRFSEKAPTEGPAFHRGSFTLTQTGDTYLEMKGFRKGMAWINGNALGRFWHIGPQQTLYCPGCWLKKGKNTLVVLDLETPTRATVVGRTAPILDELVVDLSQRHRKPGQTLRLEGLTPTHTGTFGPGGEWQEARFAAPAKGRYLCLEALSAHDNSVYTTLTELELLGPDGKLLPRSAWKIAYADSEELIGESGTADNVFDLQPVTFWHTAWSSDKTAHPHQLVVDLGSEQTVTGIRCQPRQDNDHGRIKAYRVFLSTTLFPGL; encoded by the coding sequence ATGTCTTCCCGCTTTGAGATCGGAAAAGCCGATTTTCTCCTCGATGGTAAACCGATTCGCCTCCTGTGTGGCGAGCTCCACTTCGCCCGGATTCCGCGTGAGTACTGGGCGCACCGCCTGAAGCTACTCCGTGCGATGGGCCTCAATACGGTGGCGGTCTATCTGTTCTGGAACCGCCACGAGCCCCACCCCGGCAAGTTCGACTGGTCGGGGATGGCCGATGCGGCGGCGTTTATCAAGCTCGCTCAGCAGGAGGGCTTTCTGGTCTGCCTGCGGCCGGGGCCGTATGTCTGTGCGGAGTGGGAGATGGGTGGCCTGCCCTGGTGGCTCCTCAAGAAGAAAGACATCCAGCTACGCTCGTCGGCGGATGCGGACTACCTCGCCGCGGTCGAGCGCTACTTAAAAGAGGTCGGGCGGGTGCTGGCACCTCTGCAGCTCCCCCATGGCGGCCCCATTGCCTTGGTCCAAGTCGAGAACGAGCTGGGGGCGTACGGAACCGACCGGCCCTACATGGAGGCGGTGCGCAAGTTCTTACTGGCAGCAGGCTTCACCGATGTCCCGCTCACCGCGTGTGACTGGTCGTCGAACTTTACGCAAAACGCGCTCCCGGGCGTCCTCTCCACCGTGAATTTCGGCAATAGCGCCGAGCGCAATGTCGCGGAGTTCAAGCGCAAGCGCACCGGGGATGGCCCAGTCTTTGTGAGCGAGTACTGGAGCGGCTGGTTCGACCACTGGGGCAAGCCCCACGAGACTCGGCCTATCGCGGGAGCGCTCCAGGACCTGGGCTGGATCCTCGACAACGGCGGCTCGTTCTCGCTCTACATGACCCACGGTGGGACGACTTTCGGGCCCTGGGCGGGCGCGGGTGGGCCACCCTACGATCCGATTGTCACCAGCTACGACTACAACGCGCCGCTCGATGAGGCTGCCAAGCCCACGGAAAAGTACCACGCGCTCCGGGCGCTGCTGGCCAAGTGGCAGCCCGACGGCAAGCCGCTCCCGGCGATCCCGGAGCCTCTTCCCGTGATCGCAATCCCCGAAGTAAGCCTGACCGAGCGAGCGCCGCTCTTTGCCAGCCTGCCCCGTGCGATCCGCGCCGAGAAGCCCGCCGCGATGGAGAGCTACGACCTTGGGTTTGGAGCCGTGCTCTACCGCACCACGCTCCCCGCTGGGCCTGAGGGCGTGCTCAAGCTTGCCGAGGCGCACGACTGGACTCAGGTCTTTGTGGACGGCGTGCGTGTGGGGGTCCTGGACCGGCGGCGCAACCAGTCCACCCTGCGCCTCCCCGCGCGCGAGAAGCCCGCCCAGCTCGATGTGCTGGTCGAGGCGATGGGGCGCATCAACTTCGGGCGCGGCATCCACGATAGAAAAGGTCTGGTCGGGGAGGCGAGCCTCGATGGCAAGCCGCTCATGGGCTGGGAGGTCTTCCCGCTCTCTTGGGGCGAGTCGCCGCTGGCAGGCCTGCGCTTCTCCGAGAAGGCTCCCACCGAGGGGCCGGCGTTCCATCGGGGGAGCTTCACCCTCACCCAGACCGGCGACACGTATCTCGAAATGAAGGGCTTCCGCAAGGGGATGGCCTGGATCAATGGCAACGCGCTCGGGCGGTTCTGGCATATCGGGCCACAGCAGACCCTCTACTGCCCCGGCTGCTGGCTCAAGAAGGGCAAGAACACACTAGTCGTGCTGGACCTGGAGACTCCCACTAGGGCCACAGTGGTAGGTAGGACGGCCCCGATTCTCGATGAGCTCGTGGTCGACCTGAGCCAGCGCCATCGCAAGCCAGGCCAGACCCTGCGGCTGGAGGGCCTCACCCCCACGCACACGGGCACCTTCGGCCCCGGCGGCGAGTGGCAGGAGGCACGCTTTGCCGCACCCGCCAAGGGACGCTACCTCTGCCTGGAGGCACTCAGCGCCCACGACAACAGTGTCTACACCACCCTCACCGAGCTAGAGCTCTTGGGGCCAGACGGCAAGCTCCTGCCACGCAGTGCCTGGAAGATCGCCTACGCCGACAGCGAGGAGCTGATTGGGGAGAGCGGGACGGCGGACAATGTCTTTGACCTCCAGCCGGTGACCTTCTGGCACACGGCCTGGAGCAGCGATAAGACCGCGCACCCGCACCAGCTCGTGGTCGATCTGGGGAGCGAGCAGACGGTCACCGGAATCCGCTGCCAGCCACGCCAGGACAACGACCACGGGCGTATCAAGGCCTACCGGGTCTTTCTCAGCACAACTCTCTTCCCCGGCCTCTGA
- a CDS encoding HNH endonuclease, whose product MSTTYIPTELRRRVRERAGNCCEYCKIREITTLLGCEVDHIISEKHGGLTIESNLALACFECNRAKGSDLGSYLTAEATQLTRFFHPRWDDWTVHFLYQPTGELVGLTPEGIVTARLFDFNRSIRVAERVALNLRGLYP is encoded by the coding sequence ATGAGTACCACCTACATTCCCACTGAGCTTCGCCGCCGCGTGCGTGAGCGGGCAGGTAACTGTTGTGAATATTGCAAAATCCGAGAGATCACAACCCTCCTCGGCTGTGAGGTGGATCATATCATTAGCGAAAAACATGGTGGCCTCACGATCGAGAGTAACCTAGCCCTTGCCTGTTTTGAGTGTAATCGCGCCAAGGGAAGTGATCTGGGTTCTTATCTTACTGCCGAGGCGACTCAGCTCACGCGATTTTTTCATCCTCGGTGGGACGACTGGACTGTACACTTTCTCTATCAGCCAACAGGTGAGCTCGTCGGCCTGACTCCTGAGGGTATTGTGACAGCCCGTCTCTTTGATTTTAATAGAAGCATTCGTGTGGCAGAGCGTGTCGCTCTCAACCTGCGAGGGCTCTATCCCTGA
- a CDS encoding SDR family oxidoreductase, with amino-acid sequence MERIGNVALITGASRGIGAATALLLAEQGVDIVINYRSKGPRAEEVAAQVRALGRRALLAQADITEPEERTAMAERVHHEFGRLDLLILNASGGMEKDRDADYALRLNRDSQLATLDALLPLMPPGGRVVFVTSHWAHFYGTHPVAPAYEAVAASKKAGEDALRARIPALEALGIRLTIVSGDGIEGTITVKLLERLQKGTLDSSRDLPTIAEFAAAIVASATNNNLESGHIDFIGSTEPTP; translated from the coding sequence ATGGAGCGCATAGGAAACGTCGCCCTCATCACGGGGGCCTCGCGTGGCATTGGAGCGGCAACGGCTCTCTTGCTTGCGGAGCAGGGAGTCGATATTGTCATCAACTACCGGAGCAAGGGGCCGCGCGCCGAGGAGGTCGCCGCGCAGGTGCGGGCACTCGGGCGGCGTGCTCTGCTCGCGCAGGCCGATATCACCGAACCCGAGGAGCGCACTGCGATGGCGGAGCGTGTCCACCATGAGTTTGGGCGGCTAGACCTGCTGATCCTCAATGCCAGCGGTGGGATGGAGAAAGACAGAGACGCCGACTACGCGCTCCGGCTCAACCGGGACTCCCAGCTAGCCACGCTCGATGCCCTCTTGCCGCTGATGCCACCGGGAGGCCGCGTGGTCTTTGTCACCAGCCACTGGGCGCACTTCTACGGGACACACCCGGTCGCCCCCGCCTACGAGGCCGTGGCGGCGAGCAAGAAAGCGGGCGAGGACGCGCTCCGGGCCCGCATTCCGGCGCTGGAGGCCTTGGGCATCCGCCTCACGATTGTCAGCGGCGACGGCATTGAGGGGACCATCACGGTCAAGCTCCTGGAGCGCCTCCAGAAAGGCACTCTAGACAGCAGCCGCGATCTCCCGACAATCGCTGAGTTTGCTGCCGCCATTGTCGCCTCCGCCACCAACAACAACCTAGAGTCGGGGCACATCGACTTTATCGGCTCCACCGAGCCCACCCCCTAA
- a CDS encoding RNA polymerase sigma factor, whose product MALRASSERSLLLRAQRGDRAAFDGLVQLHQTPLRGFLRRRLPSDAVEDVIQETFLAAWSALPAFEPRVRLKTWLYRIALHKVADSMRRSSREVPFDQLAQEPVDTGLAATENALWARALLAQLPDEQRLLLELYYFDDLTLAEVALVLDRNLNTVKYHFYQAHARSLRLSGMTNQEEAHP is encoded by the coding sequence ATGGCACTCCGCGCCTCATCGGAGCGTAGCCTGTTGCTCCGTGCCCAGCGCGGCGACCGTGCTGCCTTTGATGGCCTCGTCCAGCTCCATCAGACCCCGCTGCGTGGGTTCCTCCGACGCCGCCTTCCCAGCGACGCGGTCGAGGACGTGATCCAGGAGACCTTCTTGGCGGCTTGGTCTGCCCTCCCCGCCTTCGAGCCGCGGGTGCGCCTCAAGACCTGGCTCTACCGAATCGCGCTCCATAAAGTGGCCGACAGCATGCGCCGCTCGTCGCGCGAGGTCCCCTTCGACCAGCTTGCACAAGAGCCGGTGGACACAGGCTTGGCTGCCACAGAGAACGCGCTCTGGGCACGGGCGCTCCTCGCACAGCTCCCCGATGAGCAGCGTCTCCTCCTGGAGCTCTACTACTTTGATGACCTAACTCTCGCCGAGGTCGCTCTGGTCCTGGACCGTAACCTCAATACGGTAAAATACCACTTCTACCAAGCACACGCGCGCAGCCTCCGGCTCAGTGGAATGACAAATCAGGAAGAAGCACACCCATGA
- a CDS encoding sugar phosphate isomerase/epimerase family protein, with the protein MRLGGPVFGDISTPQRWVAAVQAAGYRAAYCPVKNDASKTTIAAYAQAAREADIVIAEVGAWSNPLSQDPQTRREARKFCKRQLALADKIGAVCCVNIAGSLGGKWDGPCAEDLTEAAFAQIVESVQEIVDAVQPDRAVYTLETMPWMYPDSPQSYLDLMQAIDRKSVAVHLDPVNLINCPARYFNNATLLRECFALLGPQIVGVHAKDIALRENLTVHLDEVRPGLGELDYSVFLEEMSALPPDTPFMLEHLPNEEEYRLAAAFVRAQMP; encoded by the coding sequence ATGAGATTAGGTGGCCCCGTTTTCGGGGATATTTCGACACCCCAGAGATGGGTCGCCGCGGTGCAGGCGGCGGGCTACCGGGCGGCGTACTGCCCGGTGAAGAACGACGCATCCAAGACAACCATTGCAGCCTACGCCCAAGCGGCGCGAGAGGCCGATATTGTGATCGCGGAGGTCGGGGCGTGGAGCAATCCCCTCTCCCAAGACCCACAAACGCGGCGCGAGGCGCGGAAGTTTTGTAAGCGGCAGCTCGCGCTGGCGGACAAGATCGGGGCGGTGTGCTGTGTCAATATCGCGGGGTCATTGGGGGGAAAATGGGACGGACCCTGTGCCGAGGATTTAACCGAGGCGGCGTTTGCGCAGATTGTCGAGAGTGTCCAGGAGATCGTGGACGCAGTCCAGCCCGATCGGGCGGTCTACACGCTGGAGACCATGCCCTGGATGTACCCGGACTCGCCGCAGAGCTACCTAGACTTGATGCAGGCCATCGACCGCAAGAGTGTCGCGGTGCACCTTGATCCGGTGAACCTCATCAACTGCCCCGCGCGCTACTTCAACAATGCCACCCTCCTGCGCGAGTGCTTTGCGCTACTTGGGCCGCAGATTGTGGGAGTACATGCCAAAGATATCGCGCTGCGGGAGAACCTCACGGTGCATCTCGACGAAGTGCGCCCCGGCCTGGGCGAACTGGACTACAGCGTCTTTTTGGAGGAAATGAGTGCGCTCCCCCCCGACACGCCCTTTATGCTGGAGCACCTGCCCAACGAGGAGGAGTACCGGCTCGCGGCGGCGTTTGTGCGGGCACAGATGCCGTGA